Genomic segment of Eupeodes corollae chromosome 2, idEupCoro1.1, whole genome shotgun sequence:
ATGTGGACTATGAAAAATCGATGTGATCTCGATGGTGGTTGATTGCAGAAGAGATCGAATTTATGCAAAAGTACATTGAAATCTTCTGCAGCAACGGAGGTACAATGTAAAGCAATTGTAGAGATTAACTTATCACCaaagtttaaacaaacaaaaggatTAAGAGCATTATACTGATTACAATACAAACATAGGGTATTACTGGAAATGTTTGgcaaatgaaactaaaaatttacaaatgaaaaattaaacaaacaaaaaattagaaaaaaaaaaaaaaaaaaaaaaaaaaaatgaatacaaaataaagtgtTGACATAATAAATTATAGTAATAATAAATCCATTCCAGAACACGCCGCCGCCCCCTGAAGGAATTTCAGGAACATGGTAAAAGAGCCAATTTTGTTATAGATCGTTTGAAAATGCCATTTTTGGTGCGAATAGACACCACTCGTACTAAATCGTCCTCTCCTGGATGAAGTTTCTCAACTCGTCCTAGTGCCCATTTTGATGGTGGCATATTGGGCTCTTTGACGACGACCAGGTCACCAACTTCAAAATTCTTGGTTCGCTTTTGCCATTTAGGGCGTTGTTGTAGCGATGTTAGATAGTCCAAATGCCAACGACGCCAAAAGCCTTGGGCCATATTTTGAATAAGCTGCCATCGTCCAAGTCTATTAAGTGGAATCTCTAAACAGCTGGGCTCTGGTATTGCAGTATATGGTCTACCTATAAGTAAATGAGAGGGTGTTAATGGGTTCAAATCTGAGTCAGAGACAGAACAAAGGGGCCTAGAGTTTAATATGGCCTCAATTTGACACAGCAAGGTGGACAACTCTTCAAAGGTCAGAATAGTATTCCCTACAACTCTTCTAAGGTGCTGTTTCACACTTTTAACCCCCGCTTCCCAAATACCTCCAAAATGAGGACTTTGTGGAGGAATAAACTCCCATTTTATGCTTTCAGCTGCCAATGTTGTCGAAATGCGGTGATTATGTTCCTCGGATCGTACCAACGCATACCATTCTGACAATGTTCTTGCAGCTCCCTGGAAATTGGTGCCATTGTCTGAGTAGATGACGCTGCATTTTCCTCTTCTAGCGATAAATCGCCTTAATGCCGCCAAGAATGCATCTGTGGATAGATCGCTGACGACTTCCAAGTGCACAGCCTTTGTTGCCATGCAAATAAACAGCGCAAAGTATCCTTTCACGAACTTGGGTTTTCTTCCTCTGGATAGGCGAAGAGTGATTGGTCCAGCATAATCGCAACCGGTTCGATCGAAGGCAAAAGATGGTGAAAGTCTCGAAGAAGGCAAGTTTCCCATGAGCTGCGATGACGTGGCTTGACGTTGGCGAAAACATTCTATGCAATCGTGAACAACTTTTCGTATCAGGTTTCTGCTTCCAAGAATCCAAAACTCCTGCCTCACCAATGAAAAAAGCTCTGATACACCTGCGTGAAGGAATCTTACATGAGCATCCCTAAGAATCAACCTGGAAACCGGATGACCTTTTGGCAGGATAAGAGGGTGCTTTAGACTGAAAGGGACGTCAACGGCTTTTGAAATTCTGCCCCCAACACGAAGTAACCCGTTTTCATCCAGAAACGGTGACAATGAACTGAGTTTGGAGGTATTAGACACACACTTCTCAACTTTCAATGCCTTTATTTCATCTCCGAATTCGTCCTGTTGAGCCCATAGAAGACATTTCTGCTTTGCATAAAGCAGCTCTGATGAGCGCAAATGACCTTTAACTCGTTCTTCTGGAGGAAGTTGATTATTTCTAGCACGACGGACGAAAACTGCTACAATTCGAATGACTCGGGACCACGAAGAGACTCGAGTCCCTAGTTTGTCTATGAGATTCTCCTGCACACACAACAAATTTGCAACCACAACTTCTTTCCTACCTTCAGGCACCTCATCTATTTCCACCTTTCCTGCAGATCTCGGCCAAGACTCAAAATCCATTGAAATCCAATCAGGACCTTTCCACCAAATTCCCAACTGCAACAACTTTTTGGGCTCGACACCTCTCGATGCACAATCAGCTGGGTTTTCTTCAGACCGAACATGGTTCCAATCAGAACGGGGAAGAACATCAAGAATCTGTGAAGTACGATTCGCAACAAAAGTATTCCAACGACGAGGGGGCGAAGAAAGCCACGCTAATACTATTTGGgaatcacaaaatacaaaagtgTTGACGGGTCTGACGTCCAACGAAGCACGAACCAATTCAATCAAACGACTTAACAAGAGAGCCCCACAAAGTTCTAGGCGAGGAATTGTAAGCTGTTTAACAGGGGCTACGCGAGTCTTAGCAGCAACCAGTTGAACCTCGATTTTCCCATTTTCAGCCACGCTTCGAGCGTAAACAACCGCGGAGTACGCTTTCTCGGATGCATCTGAAAATCCTATCAAGTCAAAACGCTTCGAATTCAAAGTGCACCTCCTCAAAATCTCGATCTTTTCGAAGTAGAGTAAATCGTTTCGGTAGCAAATCCATTTGTCAGCTACTTCAGTTGGCAGTGGATCATCCCATCCGATCTTCGTTTTATGCACCCATAACTCCTGAAAcagcatttttaacaaaatggtgGCAGGAGCCAGGAAACCCAAAGGgtcaaagatttttgaaatctcTGACAACATCATTCGCTTAGTGGGTGCCAACGACGATTCCTTCTCTAACGAAAttttgaaagtgaaaacatcacgATGAGGACTCCAAACTAATCCGAGAACTTTCGTCCAATTTTCACGACTATCCAAATCAAGAGAAATGGTAGGTTCTGAATCCAAACCTTTCAAAACCGGCCAACAATTTGAGCTCCATTTGCTCAACCGCAAACCTCCACAAGACAAAAGTTCAATCAACTCCCTTTTCAACTCCAAAATTCCTGCCACTGAATCCGACCCTGTCATGATGTCATCAACATAAAAATCATGCAAAATGGAATGCGAAGCAATCGGGAATTGATTGGAGTAATCTAAAGCGATTTGTTTTAGAACACGCATCGACAGAAATGGAGCTGGTGAAGTGCCGTAAGTGACGGTACGAAGCCTATAATGTTCAACAGGCTGATCCGGATTTTCTCGCCACACAATTCGTTGAAAATCCCGATGTTTGGTATCAATCCAAATTTGTCGGAACATTTTAACAATGTCGGCGCAAAAAACATACTTATGAATTCTAAAccttaaacaaacatttattaggTTACGCTGGAGTGGAGGCCCTGTGTGCAGCATCTCATTCAAGCTGTTACCCTTTCCGTCCTTATGAGATCCGTCAAAAACTACCCTTAGCTTGTTTGTGACAACAGCATGATGTGGTAAGTAGAAGGTCTTCCCAGAAGAAGGTTCTATCTCGTGTTCAGGAATACGTTCCATGTGCCCTAGATCCTGGTAAGCTTTCATAAAACGAGAGTATTCTAAACGAAGATCATCTTGCCGAGCGAAACGCCGTTCCATTGCAAATAACCTGGACAATGCTCCAGAAAGAGTATTACCAAAAACTATATCCTTGTGACGAAAAGGTAACTCAACAATGTATTTGTTATCAGGCGCACGAGAGAAAGTTTCAATAAAGTGAGTATCAGCAAAGTCGCCAGAATCCaaagaataattattttgaagtacCTCTTCAATTTCCCAAAaccatttcatttgaaaatcaaCGTCCTCTTCCACCCCTATATGAAACGCAACGATTTCCTTGTCTGGAATACTTCCGGTTACTACCCACCCAAAAATAGTGTTGTGAGCAACCAAATTACCGGCTCCATCGTTGCGACGACCGTCACGCAAAATGCTCCAAGCTTTGTCAGATCCTAACAACACATCAATAGGACCTGGCGTGTTGAAACCTGGGTCAGCCAACTGCAAATCATCCAACAACAAGGTTCTATCAAAATCAAAAGGCAATAGAGGGGTTTTTGAAGTTATTCGTTTTAAAATGAAGGCTTCAACTTCCAATTCGTTTGAATCCATACAAGAGCTAAGCTTAAGGCTCACAGCTCCTTGGGTAACACCAGCTTCAACGGAAGATATACCAGATATCGGAAGACGAGcgtgacgacgacgaagacctAATCGTTTCACTAAACTTTCTGTGACAAATGAAGCTTGAGATCCTGTGTCCAGCAGCATGCGACAACGTTGAGTTTTACCTAACGCATCCACGACCTGCACAACAACAGTGGGCAAAACACCAATTGGACGAATTTCATTTTGTGAATGATTACTAACAATCGCAGCCGTATTAGAAGGCGAAGGTGGTACTGTGTTCAGACTGCTAGTTTGATTACCTGACGAATCTAAATGCAATAAGACATGATGACGAACAGAGCAATGAGGACAGCGGGTCTTTGAACGACATCTCGAAGCGGAATGGCTGCTTCCTAAACAACTGTAGCACAATTTCTGATCCCTAGCATAATTGCGACGAGACGTAATAGACAACGTGAGAAATTGAGGGCATTGTGGAAGAACATGGCTTTCTTTACACATGGGACACGACGGATTTGAAATTGCAaggcttttaatatttttcgggCCACTACCTGAAGCGAGACCAGGACGCGTCAATTGTTTATTCAAGCGAGTTTTCGTATCTTTTTCACGTCTAGTTTCACATGCTTCTAAGGCATCGCATCTTTCCTCCAAAAAATCGATAAGATCTTGAACCGTCACGGTTTCCGAATTATTAACATGAAGTGCCCAAGCCTTCCGCGTTTCTAAGTCTGTTTTATCGAGGATCAAATAAATGAGCCAAGGATCTCTACCTTCGGAATTCATAGCTTTTAAACCGCGAATAACCTCATCAGATTTGTCCGCTAACTGACGCAAATGTCCACTATCCGCGGAAAGCACCGttggcatttttaaaaagctttcaatATACGCGTTAATAATACATAACGGCTTATTGTACCGACGTTCGAGCTTATCCCACGCTTGCTCATAGTTAGAGTCTGCAATTTCGATACCGTTTAATAATTTTGAGGCATCAccaatcaaaaatgattttagataACGCATTTTTTGGGCACCCGGAAGTTTTTCCTTGCAATCAACGCTTCCCAAGAACATGTCGCGAAATTCCGGCCATTCGCGATAGTCACCAGAAAACggagatattttaaatttcggaAGTTCGATTTCCGCGGAAGCCTTCGAAGGAAGACCCACTGGGATTGGCGGTAGAAGGGTAGGTTGATTGTTCCGAATGGCTTTCATAAACGCACTTTTTGCCTCGATATATTTTGCTTCGGTTGTTTCAAAGTCAATTTCAGGGTCAACGTACCCCTCAACCTCCGCATATTGAAAAAGTTCGTTTTGATTCGCACAAAACCCCTTCCACGCTTCTTCCAAACGTTCTAACCGAGTTTTTAAACTATCGATGTCGGCATCGACCATTTCCAAAATATACGTATGTGCACGTGTTATAGCACCTTTTAAATGACCCCGAGATTGCTTCAACAAATTCATCTtaaataatcaataaataaatctaacacGATTTTATCATTCGATTCCTCTAACAGCAAAATTCTATTAAACAGCCTAGCAAACAGCAAGACCAgcaaaacaacagcaacagcaatcACCAAAAATTTGATACAATGTTACCTGGTATCAATGTCCAATTCAGCCAAATTTGCAACAACCACCATAAATCACcaaatttgctttaattttacaaaatatccgGCTCGTTAGGACCAACTTTGATCAgcaatacaaaattgttcaaatttcaaactcaattacaattttatttttttttacttttgtacattGACCAAGACAAAAATGTGGACTATGAAAAATCGATGTGATCTCGATGGTGGTTGATTGCAGAAGAGATCGAATTTATGCAAAAGTACATTGAAATCTTCTGCAGCAACGGAGGTACAATGTAAAGCAATTGTAGAGATTAACTTATCACCaaagtttaaacaaacaaaaggatTAAGAGCATTATACTGATTACAATACAAACATAGGGTATTACTGGAAATGTTTGgcaaatgaaactaaaaatttacaaatgaaaaattaaacaaacaaaaaattagaaaaaaaaaaaaaaaaaaaaaaaaaaatgaatacaaaataaagtgtTGACATAATAAATTATAGTAATAATAAATCCATTCCAGAACAAATACTATCAAACGCTTTCCGAAAATCAGTATAAATTACATCAACCTGAAAACCAGATTCCAAGGCATTTGACAAATGTTGagtgaaaagtgtcaaattagTTGTAGCAGATCTACCACTCACGAATCCATGTTGACATGgagaaataaattctttaacatgaaaataaattttgttttttacaatcaaCTCAAAAAGCTTCGGTATAGCAGAAAGTTTGGTGATTGCACGATAATtctcaattttatgtttttgacctGATTTAAAAATGGGATTTATAAACGAAAACTTCCAGTCATCTAAAAAACTCCTTTTGAAAGAgacaaattgtaaataatttgaagaggTTCAACtaaagacaaacattttttaattacataggatggaataccatcaggacctgGAGTAAGACTTGAATTAACATTCAAAATCCCTTCCTTAACGTCGTCTAATGACAAAAAAAGGTGCCCTAAATCCAAGTTGGAAACAGGTAACTGATAATTTAAACTGTCTGAAATAATTACAGGTGAATTATCCACAtaaacattctcaaaaaatgACGCGAATAAATCACATGTTGTATTTAAATCTGAAGAATATTGATCGTTATACtccatattattgaaaataaccgAGTTCTGCTTCTTAGAATTTATGAAAGCCCAGAATGATTTTGGGTCTCTTGATATCTTTGATTGAGTATCCAAGATATATTGTctgtataaaaatttatttaagaaatcgtATTCACGTCGCATCTGACAATATCGATCTTTATCAATATCAGACTtggttttcttaaactttttaaaagctttattttttatatttttaacattatggAGTCTTTTGTTACTCCAAGGCAATTTTGAATTAcacctatttttgttttttggaataaatcGACAAAAACCATCAAATAGacattctaaaaattatttataaatagcatcCAAATTTGTTCCAAAAAGATATAATGACCAATCTATTGATAAAAAGTAATCATTCAAGTTATCATATtctccttttaaaaaattgaaatcattaCAACGGAATTGTTTAATTGAACtagaaacattattattatacattCGTAAACTTAAGCATATCGCTTTATgataaatagtattttttacaattggAAATAAAGATTCTTTAACTTCATAAGCTAGGTTATTATACAAAAAGAGTAAATCTAGATATCTTTGCATAGAATTGCTTATACAATTTACTTGAATTAAGTTAAGAGACAATAttgaatcaataaataaaatttcaaaatcttttttaacattataagGAATTAAGCATTTATCATCTCCGGAATACTTCCAATGAATATCACATAAATTGAAATCTCCTAAAATACAAGGCAGTTGGTAATCATGTAACCTttccaataaaaattcaatattatttaaatgcatttcaTAAAGTTACCAAGTTAAAATGAGAATTTAGCCACAGAAATCGTTTTCGCCTAAAACAAGGGTAAGGCACATGTATCGTTGACTCATTAAAGGTTCTTTTGTCATCACTTGGTTGTTATTGTCAATCTGGGTCTTTAAACTGAGCCCCAACatttccttacttacttacttaaagtggcgctacagctCTCTGTAAACTagtgcctcacccaacaaactactccatctagctcggtccctagctagatgtctccagtttcacgctccaagttgggcgaggtcactttccacttgtgcgctccacctgatccgcggtcttcctctacttcgctgtcctttgggtgtggattcgaagactttccgggccggagcattggtttccatgcgctctacgtgacccagccattttagtcgttgtacttttacccttctggataagtctacgtcgctgctTAAGCCCGTACAGATCGTCGTTCactcttctcctccactccccttctatgcataagGGACCGtggatcacacgaagaacttttctctcgaaccgaccctaggtgctttcatccgcttttgtcatagtttatgcttctgcaccgtatagcaggacggggatgataagggtattatatagcaacacttcgGTCCCTCGAGAAAgtactttaccactcaattgctttcttagcccaaagaagcagcgatttgcaagagatattctgcgtttacaacggagactaggtagacgaagtcattgactaccttaaagttaggtctgtcgatggtgacgttttgaccaagacgttggtgttgtCCTCTATTgaagacagcatgtactttgcttTTTCCTAGTTAACCGTTGgatccatttttgccgcctctgcctcaatacccacaaaagccccattgtgatcacgctgagttcttccgattatgtcaatgtcatcagcatatgctagtaattgcacagacttttgaaagatagtgtgagctctgcactattctttcaagcacgaagttaaaaaaaaatcgcatgacagcgcatcaccttgtctaaaaccttttttgacatcgaaaggttctgttaagttgtttccaacctttatggaccagcgtgaattctctatggttatcctgcacaaacggacgagtttggcagggatgccaaaactagacatggctctatacagctcgtccctgtagatgctgtcatatgcggccttgaaatcgatgaaaagatggtgggtgtcgatttggtgttcttgggttccCAAAATTTTCAGGATAAGAAAAAAGTTGATGCTGAAGTAAAGGGTAAAATAACATTATCATTGTTCTCTTTTTCTTACATATTTTTGATGATAGCAGTATTACTTTTAGAAACTTATAGTTTGAAACAATCTTACCCACGCCaactacaaaacaaacaaataaatcaacaaaatcaTTTTACTGTAGTTGCATTATTATGTactttatattatttgtaatgTGCATGTGCACAATAATTGTAAATAAGgacattatattattattattaaaaaaaataacaacttaataattttggttttataatttcacattttttaatttatgcattaaaattattcaataagCATTAAAATAGCTAATTCTTCCAATTATACCCAAATTTGTATGTTGCTTGCCAGGATAGCGGAAATCGAGAGGTATGCCAAATTTGCCAGTTGGCttgaacatttttcttcttctttttttttatttcattttttggagTGCTAGAATATAATAACTTATTagattatatatttgtataattattatatatgaTTGAATAATGAATGCCCTAGATAGATGAAGCTATTAAAAGCACAACTTTTGTTAGTTTGAATGTTTGGGGATgtggaaatttgaaattttaatttcgttttgtaTAATTCTTGTTTAGATTGTCCCAAATTTGGTGCGAATATTGAAAAATCTTATACTCGGCGGTTATTCCCCCGAACACGATGTCAGTGGAGTAAGTGATCCATTTTTGCAAGTGAAAATTTTGCGACTGCTGAGGATTCTTGGGCATAACGATCCAGATGCGTCGGAGGCGATGAACGATATTTTGGCACAAGTAGCCACAAATACAGAAACtagtaaaaatgttggtaataCTATTCTTTATGAAACTGTTCTCTCAATCATGGATATTCGGTAACTATtagcttttgaaaaactatagaaaatgtatattaattGTTTGAATTGTTCTCAGTTCTGAAGGAGGACTTCGAGTATTGGCTGTCAATATATTGGGACGTTTTCTATTGAATTCGGATAAAAACATTCGCTATGTTGCTTTGAATACTTTGCTGCGTACCGTACACGCAGACACCTCGGCTGTGCAAAGACATCGCACAACAATACTTGAATGTCTGAAGGATCCCGACGTTTCGATTCGTCGTCGAGCCATGGAGCTATCATTTGCTCTGATCAATGgtcaaaatataagaacaatGACCAAGGAACTGCTTTTGTTCCTTGAGAAAGCTGATCCCGAATTCAAGGCACAATGCAGTTCCGGGATGATTCTATCGGCTGAGAGATATTCACCAACAACTCGATGGCATTTAGATACTCAATTGAGTGTTTTAATTGCGGTACACtaaattggtttattttgttgaatggaCATTTTTTAAGGGATTTTTTTGCAGGCTGGAAATTATGTGCGCGATGATGTGGTCTCATCAACGATCCAACTGGTATCAAGTAGCCCTGTTGCTGAGCAAACTTATATAACTAATCGCTTCTGGGAATCACTACAAGTGAGCAATCATTGTGAGGATAAGCAGCCACTTCTGCAAGTGGCGGTATGGGCAATTGGAGAGTATGGAGACCTTTTCATGTATGGAGCTTCTGAAGATGGTGAGTCTAAATATATTTGATgagttcaattaattttttgattgtttttaactgaaaatttgtgtaaaatttttatagaaatagaACGCCCCACTGAAGCAGATATTATTGCTTTGTATCACAAGTTCTTGACATCAGCTCAAGTGTCGACTACAAGCAAGCAGTATGCGTTAGTGGCGCTAGCGAAACTCAGCACTCGATTGCATCACTGTCAAGAgtaagataaacaaaaataaaatacaattccaGAAAtgaagacagttttttttgttgtatacttTTAGTGAAATCCAAAGCCTAATTCAATCATTTGGTAGCCACTTGAACGTTGATCTTCAACAAAGAGGAGTTGAATTCACTCAACTATTCGGTTCCCATAATCATCTTCGTCCGGCGTTGCTCGAAAAGATGCCACCAATGCAGATAAGTCGAATTGCAACACAAAACGGCGGCGGTACATATGATGAGAATAATCCTGATCTAATCGAAAATGGTGTTGAGGAGGCAGAAAACAATACAGTTTCAATGCCTGCCTTAGGTGATCAATCGGTAagaatataatttcaaattgaatttaaagacAAACAAGTATTAAGAGTACACATTTTATTCTAGAACATTCTTTTGGACCTTTTGGGTGGAAGTGATTTAGGTACAGAACTTTCGAATGCATCAACAgtgcaaaagaaaaacacaaagaaTGCCAATGTCGTTGCATCACTGGCCACAGAAACCTCAAACAACCAAGATCTATTGGATTTACTTGGTGGATTGGATATGTCAGCGCCAACACCAGCAGCTCCTGTTCAAAATATGAATATAATGGGAATGGTGGATGGTGGCGGAAGTGGAATGATAACATCACCATCAACTAATGGCAATGATATATCAACCCTTGGAGGTGGTGGACTTAATTTGACTGCTCCATCGATTATAGAATCTAATATTATGTCAAATTCGCTTTTAAATGATTTGACAGCGACAACGACAAGTGTAACGGtatataaaaaaagatcaatgcttctttattttaatatttttgaattttaaactgtatgtattttttgttgttctcttCTAGCCTCAAGGACCTAAACTAACGGCTTTAGATAAAAATGGTATTTTAGTTCAACTAGTTCCGGTTAAAGGAAACGATTGTATGCAGATTTTTATGACAACAACAAACAGTTCATTGAGTACAATCGAACAGTATCTGTTTCAGgtatgtaaaatataaattactagCTTTTACCCGCGACTTCGTCTGcattacatagttttttttttaatagtagtATGAAAAAACCTGAGCTGTATACGTATGCTTGAATTGGTCCGAGATACGATGAGGCCATACTAAGTGTGATTGttataggttaggtaaggttaggttaatatattttaagaagaagataggttactgcaatacatttttatatacaacgTTTTTCTCCTTCCTTGGCCAGAACGTAACGATTTTCTGGATTTAAGACTCGTGAGCTCGTACATATAATTGTCCATGggaaaaactgttgttttttttttcaaatttacacctgcaactttcagcgtttgccactaaactttatttattgttattgcaaatgcTGCTTTCGGTTGGAATTATTGTAATGcttgaaattaaaacatttgtttctttTGGTGTTCCAGTcatgattatagcttttataatatttcctCCTAGTTGAGTCAAGATTTCTCATTAACAGGACTAAAACACCAACCTTTAATCTCAacttatgaaaagaaaaaacttgaaaaaattaagaaactctaTGGGGTACTCTGCCGCGTGTGACCCCTGCAAACTCGCCCGCGCCTCTGCCGAAACAGAGTTATCAGACAGCGAACTTAAATTTTCCCATGAaaatgcgttgttttcccgatgtcaaaagtaactcatgtcctttcttaagtctcaaactacctccttaccaaatttcatttaaatcggTTCAGTAGTGGGGATGCGTCATTTTCCCGGGGTTAAAAGTTGCCTATGTTCTTCctcgggtatcaaaatatctccataccaaatttcatgcaaattggttcagtagtttaggtgTGATTGAGTAACggaaagacagacagagttattttcgcatttataatattaaatatagataatttgttttcagttgttGAAAAATCCATGAGCTGATCGTGTTCTttacaagtttttgtttaaggaaATATTAGTTGACCTGAAAAATTTAactacaaagtttaaaaaattcaagcTGCTGTCAGAAAATAGCACCACAGAACATTATCATTGTATTCAGTACCCAGTTTGTGTTTTCTTGTTTCGAGGCACCTTCAAAAAAAGGTAAGACATCCTCATATTCTGCCAGAATACTCATCTCACAATGTAGCGGTAAATCTTCTCGAGTTCGAGTTAAAGTTCAAAAGTTCACCTTTTTAAGACATCAGAATTTtaagaaagtagttagcttatagcaaacGTCTGCTGAAAATTTTATACTTCTTCTCTTCTGTACTTCTGTCTCAAGTTTTGGAAAGCTGTCTCCTCTGTAAGATCGATCTATTCTTTACGTCGTAAGTCTTGTAGCGCCGTTTTTATTGGTAACTTATTATTTGGCATGTATTTAACTTGAAGTTTAATCGTCTTCATTGAAAGTGATGATAAACATTGTTCTAGCTTGTAGGAATGCGATATTTTCTTTGacataaaaaatcgaaaaagttttttgaaagtaattacTTCTTCGCTTCCCACACTTGAGCCATGTAAAACAATAGGTACTGATTGAGATAATGATTCAAACACTTTCCAATTGCTCCTTTTAGGCAAAGGCATTAAAGGCGGTTTTCTGCCTTCGCCAATTTTGTTTACGTAAAAAACCTCTCCAATTTTATATTCTGAGTAAATTAAACTCTCTGGTATTTATCTTACTTAACCACTTCTATTCTTTCGTTGTTGTACTGCACTTGTTCATTTGTCATAGATCTTCCTCCCCTTCTCTTGAAAACCATTATTTAAGACTTAATCAAGTTCGCGACCAAATTCCATCACATGTAAAAATTCCATAGAATTTGCATGACATT
This window contains:
- the LOC129948554 gene encoding AP-1 complex subunit gamma-1 isoform X6, giving the protein MPTPTRLRDLIRQIRAARTAAEERAVVNKECAYIRSTFREEDSVWRCRNIAKLLYIHMLGYPAHFGQLECLKLTASTRFTDKRIGYLGAMLLLDERQDVHLLITNCLKNDLNSSTQFVVGLALCTLGAIASPEMARDLASEVERLMKSPNTYIRKKATLCAFRVIRRVPELMEIFLPATRSLLSEKNHGILITGVTLITEMCENSADTLSHFKKDSGNREIVPNLVRILKNLILGGYSPEHDVSGVSDPFLQVKILRLLRILGHNDPDASEAMNDILAQVATNTETSKNVGNTILYETVLSIMDIRSEGGLRVLAVNILGRFLLNSDKNIRYVALNTLLRTVHADTSAVQRHRTTILECLKDPDVSIRRRAMELSFALINGQNIRTMTKELLLFLEKADPEFKAQCSSGMILSAERYSPTTRWHLDTQLSVLIAAGNYVRDDVVSSTIQLVSSSPVAEQTYITNRFWESLQVSNHCEDKQPLLQVAVWAIGEYGDLFMYGASEDEIERPTEADIIALYHKFLTSAQVSTTSKQYALVALAKLSTRLHHCQDEIQSLIQSFGSHLNVDLQQRGVEFTQLFGSHNHLRPALLEKMPPMQISRIATQNGGGTYDENNPDLIENGVEEAENNTVSMPALGDQSNILLDLLGGSDLGTELSNASTVQKKNTKNANVVASLATETSNNQDLLDLLGGLDMSAPTPAAPVQNMNIMGMVDGGGSGMITSPSTNGNDISTLGGGGLNLTAPSIIESNIMSNSLLNDLTATTTSVTPQGPKLTALDKNGILVQLVPVKGNDCMQIFMTTTNSSLSTIEQYLFQAAVPRSFTLQMLSPSGSLLAPGGVITQEMRVVSTSKAILRMRLRISYVLDGQPVLEQTEVTGFPDNSPE
- the LOC129948554 gene encoding AP-1 complex subunit gamma-1 isoform X3 — protein: MNSEHGFNPAFNMATIRQAFTEAVERVRMPTPTRLRDLIRQIRAARTAAEERAVVNKECAYIRSTFREEDSVWRCRNIAKLLYIHMLGYPAHFGQLECLKLTASTRFTDKRIGYLGAMLLLDERQDVHLLITNCLKNDLNSSTQFVVGLALCTLGAIASPEMARDLASEVERLMKSPNTYIRKKATLCAFRVIRRVPELMEIFLPATRSLLSEKNHGILITGVTLITEMCENSADTLSHFKKDSGNREIVPNLVRILKNLILGGYSPEHDVSGVSDPFLQVKILRLLRILGHNDPDASEAMNDILAQVATNTETSKNVGNTILYETVLSIMDIRSEGGLRVLAVNILGRFLLNSDKNIRYVALNTLLRTVHADTSAVQRHRTTILECLKDPDVSIRRRAMELSFALINGQNIRTMTKELLLFLEKADPEFKAQCSSGMILSAERYSPTTRWHLDTQLSVLIAAGNYVRDDVVSSTIQLVSSSPVAEQTYITNRFWESLQVSNHCEDKQPLLQVAVWAIGEYGDLFMYGASEDEIERPTEADIIALYHKFLTSAQVSTTSKQYALVALAKLSTRLHHCQDEIQSLIQSFGSHLNVDLQQRGVEFTQLFGSHNHLRPALLEKMPPMQISRIATQNGGGTYDENNPDLIENGVEEAENNTVSMPALGDQSNILLDLLGGSDLGTELSNASTVQKKNTKNANVVASLATETSNNQDLLDLLGGLDMSAPTPAAPVQNMNIMGMVDGGGSGMITSPSTNGNDISTLGGGGLNLTAPSIIESNIMSNSLLNDLTATTTSVTPQGPKLTALDKNGILVQLVPVKGNDCMQIFMTTTNSSLSTIEQYLFQAAVPRSFTLQMLSPSGSLLAPGGVITQEMRVVSTSKAILRMRLRISYVLDGQPVLEQTEVTGFPDNSPE